From the genome of Mustela lutreola isolate mMusLut2 chromosome 16, mMusLut2.pri, whole genome shotgun sequence, one region includes:
- the SPINT2 gene encoding kunitz-type protease inhibitor 2 has protein sequence MAQLCGLRLCGAFLALLASLLLFRAEAADGERGVHDFCRVPKKVGRCRASFPRWWYNVTDGSCQQFVYGGCDGNKNNYMTKEDCLEKCAGVTENTIDELATRRNGADSAVPSVSRRQDSDDLSSDIFDYQEYCTAKAVTGPCRASFPRWYFDAEKNSCDSFIYGGCRGNKNSYLSEEECMHHCLGKQLYPFLPRGSKVVVLVGLFVMVLIVLLGASVVCLIRVARRNQERTLRTVWSTGDDKEHLVKNTYVL, from the exons ATGGCGCAGCTGTGTGGGCTGAGGCTGTGCGGGGCTTTCCTCGCCTTGTTGGCTTCGCTGCTCCTCTTCCGGGCTGAGGCGGCCGACGGAGAACGTGGCGTCCACG ACTTTTGTCGAGTTCCGAAGAAAGTGGGAAGATGCAGGGCCTCTTTCCCTAGATGGTGGTACAATGTCACTGATGGGTCCTGCCAGCAGTTTGTGTATGGTGGCTGTGAcgggaataaaaataattacatgacCAAAGAGGACTGTCTTGAGAAATGTGCTGGTGTCACAG AGAACACCATTGATGAGCTGGCCACCAGAAGGAATGGAGCGGATTCCGCTGTCCCAAGTG TTTCCAGAAGGCAGGATTCTGATGACCTCTCCAGTGACATTTTTGACTACCAAg AATACTGCACTGCCAAAGCAGTCACTGGGCCTTGCCGCGCGTCTTTCCCACGCTGGTACTTTGATGCAGAGAAGAACTCTTGCGACAGCTTCATCTACGGAGGGTGCCGGGGCAATAAAAATAGCTACCTCTCTGAGGAGGAGTGCATGCACCACTGCCTTG GCAAGCAGTTGTATCCTTTCCTCCCCCGTGGCTCTAAAG TGGTGGTCCTGGTGGGGCTCTTCGTGATGGTCCTGATCGTCTTGCTGGGCGCCTCTGTGGTCTGCCTGATCCGGGTGGCCCGGAGGAACCAGGAGCGCACCCTCCGCACCGTCTGGAGCACTGGGGATGACAAGGAGCACCTGGTGAAGAACACCTACGTCCTGTGA